A segment of the Nasonia vitripennis strain AsymCx chromosome 2, Nvit_psr_1.1, whole genome shotgun sequence genome:
TGGATCTCGCAGTTTCATTCCTCGCCGAGAGAGTTTTCTCAAGCTATGCAGcaacgctctttctctcgaacTAATTTCGTTAACATCGAGTCTTGAAATGAAATAGTCGTCGCGGCGACGATCGGACGCTCTGCGAGAGGAGAATAGTATTAGTAGTGGCGGCGACAGGGAAATTCTTCTGTCGGCCGGGGAAAAACCATTTAAAAGTTGCGAGCATTGTTTTCCAAGCTTCTAGCCGCCGCGAATCTTCCGATTTACATGTTACACTTTGAAATTAGAATACTATTCTCTCGCAGCTCCCGCTGCTTCGCTTTCTTACGGCCCGAGGAGTTTAAGGTTAATCTCGGAGTTTcagtcgcgcgagcgcgctggGAAATTAAGCAAGTTTTATTTAGTGCATAAAAGGAGGCGCATTTTCTTTTCGCTTCTCTCAAATTGACCATCAGCGTTATCGCATCTCTTAAGAGCTGCGGGGATGCAGTAGATCAAAGCTCGTATTTCCGCGActaatttttatgaataaataataaaagccGCCGGTTATACTCGGAATTGTAGGAGTAGTCGGATCCTGGAATATTATAACTGGATTTCGCAGGTGAAGCTGAAATGTCGAGCGACCGGTATACCTCCGCCGCAAATCAGTTGGCGCAGAGAAGATCAAAAGGAAATTATTATTCGAGAGCCTTTCCACGATAAATCAACCAGCTCGAACGAAAAGATCAAAGGTACGTTGTGTATACCTAGGTGATATAGTGCACTCGAAAATAATTACCGTCGTTATACATGCCACgtataatttaaaatcgatAAAGCCAGCCGTgtcgattatttttattcgattCGCGAAAGTAGCCTAGCTGCGTAACTAAATCGATCCTTATACTTTTCCAGGTAGGCGCGAtgagaaaaatatttggaaATCAAAGTATCTATTCCGCGCATCGAGTGCGGCTTCTGCGTTCGGAGAAATTAACAACGGAATTTTTTTCCTACCGATGTTTATTTTAGCTTCCGCGAACAGCGcattttttcaatcattttcaattttcgcgGGAAGAGCCCGCGCAGGTTGCGCGGAAATCAAAGTTTTAGAACAGCCGAATCGAATTTGTGTGCCCGGGTGCAGTGACGCACGGGCGCGGAAGAGGAAAATTTccgactcgcgcgcgtctcgctGAATTTGCATAATTAGAGCTATACTTACGCCTGCTCctcctcgacgacgacgacgacgacgacaccgCTCGTCTCGGGGGAATATTTTATTAGGCGCGTCTATGTAACGGAGATAGTCGCTTTCCTTGCCGGGGGTTTCTCGCGAACGACGTGTAATTTCGACGAGATGAAACGTATAATCTCTTTCTCAAACTGGCCCTGTCGTAGTGCACAAAGTCACCGAGTGGATCGGCGAGGAGCTTCACCTGACCAAGATCAAACGAGACCAGATGGGAGTCTACCACTGCATCGCCAGCAACCAAGTGCCTCCGAGCATCAGCAAGCGCATAATCGTCGACGTTCACTGTTCGTATAGattacattaatttttttaatacaatttaACCAAATTGCTTGGTTAAAAATTTCGTTTTTATAAACGTACTTTTATGCTGGGTACACAATGAATTTTCAAACATAAGAACCGGAATGAATATTTATCACGGTCCATATAAGTGCATCATTATATTCGCTCTCGAAACGCGTCGCGATAACAGAGCGACAACTATTCGTACCGTCACCGCACACTACTCTCCCTCTTTATAAACAGTCGAAATAACCAGTTTAAAATTCATgtataaataaagcttgcgcgcgcgtttcgcGTGATTTCGAGTAATCCAAATATAATACAGGGCCGAGAGCGAGACTCTCGTCGCCGGCGCATAAAATCAATCAGTAATAACAACTTTCAATTAACCATAGCAtttcgcactcgcgcgcgtattaaCGAGGACGCGCGAAATTGCGAAAAATGCATGACGCGATCACGTAGTGTGCGTTCATTCGTTTTATATACGTGTGACCATCCCCTGCTCTCGACAGTTCCGCCAGTGATACACGTGCCGAATCAACTGGTCGGCGCGCCTCTCGGGACGGACGTCGTGCTCGAATGCATCGTCGAGGCCTCTCCGCAATCGATCAACTTCTGGCTCAACAATCAgggtgagtttttttttctttcttctcttatGCCCGTACGCGCAATCGCCAAATAAAACGCATCGTTATGCAGCCCGAGTGAATTCTGCAAGAATGCCCTCCATTAAGCTTTCACGCGATTAATTGACGTGGgtagtgtatgtgtgtattgGCGAGGACGAAATTAAAAGCGGATATAGCGACGTTTCGGTGGACCTGACcgcgtatgtgtatataaCTGTTGCAAGCTCGCATCGCGCGCGCCTTTGTGCCAAGACCAATTAAAGCTTCGCCGCTATTCGATTTCACGCGTTATTGTTATTTGTATAGTCAGTGTTGCGCTGTTTGCTCGTATTATCGGCGATATCGTTTCTTTGTGTGTGACGGATTTTTAACTCGCGATGTGATCTAAACGCGTCGTTCATCAGCGATGAATTTGTATGTACTTGAGCACGCTTCGATGGAGGTGATGAAACATTCAAATTCATATGCTTGAAATCGTAtgagaatttgaaaaaaataaaatcaccgTTCCCTgactaattaatttttctctctctcgaactTGCAGCGACGCTATTAATCGAAATCCGATAAGGGTCTACTACTACACCATACCGTTATAACTAACTTAATTACGATTCTTTGCGgtaagccgcgcgcgcgggttcGCTATATAACTGAAACGCTCAATAGCTGCGAACTTGATTAACTAAGGCAACTGACGCAGTGAAACTGCTCCCATAAGGACAATTATCCCCGCCTCGAGCATTGTACTCGGAGAGTTCACGAATTGTTGCAATAATGCCATTTGTATATAATCCAAAGTCGATGCACACCGTAAAAAATACCATTAGCGCAATCTAATCGCCCATCGTCCACCATAAAAGATCCTCGCGCAATTAACGCGCAATACACCGTCCGaaaagacaaaaaaagagcAGGAAGAGGATCTAATAAGAGCAGAGAGAAATTCTAAGCACTCGAGGGTAATTACCCTTGCTCGCGCCGCAGATATTACAGATCTAACGAAACGTGGCGCTCATACGTACGAAGGTCAAAAACCCCGCGCACACATAGGAATACGAGCTGCGCGAAAGAGAATCGAGGCTGCGAGtgcagagtgagagagggcaTAAAATGGAGCGGAAAACCGAAGGCACGCCGTCGCGAATATAGTATAGTGGCCCGAAGCAACCGCAGCGTTAAGGTTACGGCACTGCAAGCCAAAGTTTATTAACTCGTACGgtggagagggagagaagagcCGTCTGCCGATCGATGCTCTGCACAGCGCGCGGGTGTCCCTTTCGGAGAGGCTTTTTTCCCTCGATGCTGCAGCTTGCAGCCGAGCTAAATTGTTcggaagctctctctctctctctctctctcacacactctTGCAAAGGCGGGGAATATGGGAAGATCGCGTGGGTAATGGGCGGACGTGTTCAACAAGTGCTAAAGGCCTGGAATGCGGGGGCGTGCGTGCTTTGCGGTTTTTTCCCCGCAGCTTTTGAATTTAGTGCCTCGACATGCTGGGCTGATGTCTTTTTTAATGGGTTCGAATCGATTTTGGCTCGCGTCTTTTTTCTCGTTGTGTATTCGCGGCGTGTGCGTGGATTGAAATCTAAAAATAGAAGGCATAATGTTAATCTGACTATTTCCTATCGTTTTTCCGTTAATCCCTATGCGCCTATATTATATTTAGGGTACGAACGCTCGGTCGAGACAAACCCTAATCCGTATGGCATTATTCAAATGCAGCCTCGCCTTACTGGGACATAATAATGAGTTCTTCCAACAACTTGGAATTGAATTATATAAAATGGCCCTTTAAAAAATACCTTCAATCCTCAAAGTTTCATACAGCTGTTATAAATATCATATAACACCACGCGCATTCCGCTGATCTATCTCATGCGCTCGAAAGAGCTAAATGATCCATCGCAACGACAATAACAACACCTCCCGTTTCTCGACTCTTTCCTGTCTCGCGCGATTGGCCTGTCGACGGCCGCTATACGGTCTAATCTAAATTCAACCGCGGCGAATAGTTGAACATCCGTAACGCGATAGCCCCAGCTCTCTCAAATATGCAAGCATACAGTATACACGCGGAGAGAGGAGCTAGCGCGCGAGTATAGCTTATCATCGGCTGCAGAGCGGCGTAAGCTCGAAGATCCGCCGCAGCTGGCTTCCACTGAGCAACGCGCCGGATAAGCTCGACGAGGCCCTCGATGAATGTTTATTGAGTTTGCCAGAGGAGCGTCCGGAGATTTTGCCGGCTGACCGCCGAGAGGCCGCACGGATTCACGGCACAGGAGCTGAGGGATCTGTTCTTTCGCAGCGATGAATACTCGGTTACGATAAGTTCCCGCGGTCACCTCATTAGCTCCATGGACAGACGTCTTgtcgattttgaaaaaatgcaaaattcagTTGCTCTATATTCTATACAAACGGTTCTGCAAAGCGATGCGTTTTATTTCGATTGCgtctataatacaataaaGCCTCTCGCAAAATCGAAGCACGAGTATCGACACTTTGGCCATTTCGCCAGCGATATCAGTGCAGAGAGCACAGtggagagaggggggggggctttCAGGGTGCTTCGGTAAATGGCGAGTGTGGTGTGCGCGCATTTGATCGATAATTTGTGCTTAAAGGCGTGATGATCATATCGAGCACGCGACACGACGTGCAGGTCGTGACGAAGGCCCCGACAAAGGGACACCACAGCGCGCACCCGAACTTCAATTTCAAAGTCAAGATGCTGCTGACGATACGGAATTTCACCAAGCAGGACGTCGGCACCTACAGGTGCACCGCCAAGAATTCCAACGGCGATTTCGAGAGCAGCATTCGTCTCTATGGTAAGACTCCGTGTATTATctatatttaaatttgtatcGCTCTATTGTGGAATTGGagtgaaaacaaaaacagatTAAAAAGGTCCAATTATTCAAAGTCTGCGACAATAAAGcgttttaaaaatacacactATACGTACCGCgggaaatttttcatttcgatTTAGATTCGCCCAGGCAATCAAACCTACATAAAGCTCCCTCGACTTCCTCGAATTCGCGGTAAAATTGACAATTTCGCCGTCCTTCCCGGCAAATCCCTTTTCCTTCAACAATCCAAAAGTTCACATTCACTCTTCCCACTGCGCATAAATGAAAGCCTGTCCGCACACAttccgagaaaaaaaaggagagtaTATTATAGAAGAGAATCCTTCCCACCGGAAATCAAAGCCCTTTTACCCGCGGCAAACAAATATTACAGACTCCCCGGCGTATAACGCCGAACCACAGCGAGCTTTCAACAGATTTCCCCCTATGtatctatatacgtatacacatacagCTCAATGGCTGCATTTGCATATATAAGGGACAGCCTGCAgcttcgcgcgcggctgccgATTGTCGCACGAGGATGATTCGCGTAAGGAGATTTCCTtatattcgcgcgcgagaaagagagaacgtgTCTGGGCCGCGCGTATACATGCATCCTCACTTTGCGACCGAAGCCTTCCGGGATTTTTTCCCCggtatatatactatatacggtctatgtgtatgtgtataggcGAGATAAGGAGGCTCGCTGCGTCTTTCGAATACAGTGCGAATAATATTCGGATCCCCCTTCTAGGAAACGTTACGCCCGACTTGTTTCAATTTTATTCGCCGACGAGAGGGAATAGACGACGCGAGTTGCACGGCTTCGACTTTGCTAATTCAAACGAATGATATATTCCGTATATAATATACGTCGTGTTGACGATGGCTTATTTTGCATCGTTGGGATTGTTTACTTTTAGTTCCGACACGTTCCCGGCGGGGCATATCGATTTTGCATTCAAACCATACTCTATTTCGAAAAGCAGCTTCTATTGGACTTTTAACGACTTTTATCGATGCTACTTCGCTCGATCAAGTTGTTACAGCGTAGCGACGTTATCGCTGTACAGTGTCTATACCAAGCCGGGGTATCTGTCCATTACGAAAATTCTTTAGCTTCGATACAATGCGAAAGAgccaaaaaataaattttttttaattctgctACATCGACGGATGCAGCAGTTGTATTGATCTTTCGAGAAAGTTGAAAGCCAGGAAAAGATTTTTCTTCAGCGCTAGCTCAACAAGTACTTTCTTATGCAAAATCTCTTTTGCTTTTAATCTAATTACTTGCAGAGAGCGTAGAGGGCCGCCTCTCAACTGAACCGCAAGTGGTGCTTATGTAAATACTACATTGTTTTGCGCGAGAAAGCTACTTTTAAATCGTCGCCCGAGATATTGCTCTCTGCTTTAATTAGCTAGTTTATCGTTTTCAAAACTGACTTCAAAATGAACGGATTAAAAGTAAACAATGACGATCCTTGGACAAAAGCGCAAAGATAATCGAACTATTTATAGACATCGATTATACGCTATACAGAACAAAATCGATGAAGCCGTTCATTGTGCTGAAACTTATTAATATCGTCCAGTCGCACGAAATACGAAAAAAACAAGCCTGTACATTAAGCGATCGTTCAAGAAGCACGAAATAGCCGTGCGAGATTGCCATTCACCTCAATTTTTCCCTTACGATCGCGCGCAATTGCCCGatgaggctctctctctcactctctctctctctctctctctctctctctctctctctctctctctctctctctaccagGGCATCGAGAATTATTTGTCCAGCGATACGTCTAATAATGTCCTCGAGGCACTCCTCGAGTCGCCTCTCCCTTATTTTTTTGTCGAGCAATTACTTTTATTACCCCGGCGGTATAGAACACTTTTTTCAACGAACCTTGCTTCCACAACACCGCGAAGGCGAATAATTCGATAAACCAATGCAGAAAGCCAGTTGCTTTCGCTCTCGCTTCGTTTGATTAACGTTTCGGGCTCCTTCTAGCCAGTCGTCGTCTTATTTTACCCCCCGAAGCCTGCGGCGGATTCTTGGAATTTAATGAAATCagtcctcgcgcgcgcggctctcttttTTGTTTACCCGCATCAGCTCTGCTCTGCGGCTCGCGCGGCTTTTTTCCTCAAGAATTTTACTAATTAGTTTTAGCCGCCGCGGATTACAATTACAAATTGTGCTTTGTGGCCGCGCTCGGCGTCTCCGATAGCGAAGGGGGCGGTTAAGTAGATTCGCCGCGAGACTTTGAGACGGGGCGGGGGTCGCAGCAATTTGTTTAAACGTAGTTTAGACGACGCGCGTTTTTCTTACTCTACTCAGAGGCTGTTTATCATATTCATTGGGCCTTTTCGGCGGACTCATCAGGCAGATGTATAACTGTAATCGAGTTGTATAAAAAGTTCGCCGGAAGTTTAAAACGTGCCAGTCatactcgcgagcgagcgagcaagtAAGCGAGTATTTGGGTCATGAAAAATTACTCAACTTATGGGCGAGTCAACTTCTTTTAATTACGCGCTGCGGATGGAAACTGGCGCAGTGATATGTCTGATGAATAAAATGTGTACTCGCTACGAGATTTAGAGAGAATtaacgaaagaaaaaagaaacacgaAACAGACTTGGCAAACAGCGCAAATATAAACGTCGAGTGCTCGCGGCTTAGGCGAGGCTCTTCCACTCCTCTAATTATTATAACGAGAATCTTCGCAAgatctcacaactgttaataGCAATAATGACCAAGCGTTCGACCTACTTTTTATTGCAGACATAACGAGCGCGGTGAAACAAAAGCCGATCTCCAGCGAGGTGTCCTTTTCCGAGAGCGGCTCCGAGTTCGaacaccaccaccaccaccatcaccagcagcagcacatgGACGGGGAGCTCGTCGAACTGGACAACGACTCGCTGGACGAAACCGCGGAGATCGAGCACGCGGAGATGGGTAACCGACCGCTTTCGCTGGATAACACGGTGCAGGGCCACGTAGGCTCGACCCAGTTCTCCACTCCCGTGACCGGGCTCAAACCGCGCGGCGGCAACAGACGAGCCAACGGTCATCAACACTCAGCCAGCAGGACGTCGACGAGTCGGTCCTGCGGAGCTGCCACGACGCTGCTCGTCGGGACgctaccgctgctgctctACTGCAGGTGAAAATACCTGGCTGGACTTGGATACGATGTTTTGTTGACGGTGAGCCTGGTGCGCTGAGGTGATGATGTGTGTGGCTCTTCTTTAAGGCGAAGCTTTTCGGCGGGCTTAGCTTGGTTGGATTTTTACTTGGGTAATGTGTTATTGATGACTTGATCGGTGTTGCCTGTGATGAGATTGTCGCGAGGATTTGCGAGAGTTGGAactctttttaaaattgttttgttaTTAACTGCGGACAAACGCATTTGCTTAGATCGGACTCTATCCGGAGGCTTCGGATCACTTGAGCGTGTATTAGCCGTCTATGCGTAACTCTAATGAACGGCTACAGTCGACTCTTGTAAGATAGCGGCTGAATTAGAATCTCATTGTTTTCCCGGGCGTTTGACCAGAGTCGTCGCACCGAAGTGAAACGCTCTTTCAGGTGTCCAAACACGCTGTACCTTTACGTCGGGTCGGTTTATATTACGGCGAAGACTTTATTAAACCGTCGTTTAATCGAATTACAAGGTTTTCTCTTATAGTTTTTGTTGATTAAAGgaggatattttttttagaatcaaaataataataaaagaatcaTCAAAACCTGATGATTCTTTCATTAAATGTGTCGGTTAATGTCGTCTGATTGTATCAATTTTCAAACATCAACGTCACACTCAAATAACTACGACGTATAAGTACTGCTCATTATCGTTAGAGATATTTTattcgtatttttaaaataaagtaggtattaCATATGGCCGATTCGTGTTGCACACGCCACCAGCCATCGTTGCAATTTATAGAATTCAACTCTCCAACTCACTCGATGTCACATAGGTCTTCTATAATCGAAGTAGCGAAATCGCATTAGTCGAACTAGAACGAGTTTTTTACAAATAGCCGTGTAAATATTACATGCAACGGATGAAAAAAGCTTCGCTTTAAAAAGTGTCGATTGCGAACCAGCGCTGATTTCGCGATGCATAGCAAGATCCAAAATGATACAAGAAAAGTTAGTTGTACCCCATGTGAGAATGTGCGACACGAATGTATACACGTGTAGGTGTGTGTGTTGGGTTAGTACGCGAGAGAAACGAGCCAAAGAGGTGTCGTGCGCGAATCATGTGATTCCATAATTTTTACGCGACATTAAACGTGAGCTGTTCCCCCTTTTACTCCTGGAACGAAGGGAAAGGAAGCAGACGCAGAGGACACGCTTTCTTCCCTTCGATTCCCGTTGCGCTGTTAAATATTGCACATAaaggtatataaatatatacatatatataaatatattatacgaatgaaaatatatataaatatatacggaAAAAAACACATATATTATACAGTATCCTAGGCGTTCTAGAGGTGCGTATACATTATACGATCTATAAGTTGTTCCTGCTTCCCTACATAGTGCGTTACACTTGGCTTTTCGTTCGTTTTTTGTCTCTTCGAGAAATGATGTATCGATTGTTATTACGCGCTTCgtatattgaaaattcgacGTTataagcgagagaggagaggccGACTAGGAGATCgaaaagaaggaggaggaggaggaggaggaggaggaggaggaggtgtaCCTATGAGCGAATATAAGGAATAAGAAAAATGAGGGGAAAAGAAACGCATTTGTAACGAAGAAacgtcgcgcgctcgcgcacacgGCTTATCGAGAGGCGCTCGCGCTTTCGCGAGAAACTTCCGTTGCGCCGCGTTttcctgctgctgttgctgtaaCGATTGCCGGTGCGATAATATGAGCAAGTGTACTTTATGATATTATACCGAGCTATAGCAACGAAcgcgacgaagaaaaaaaaataatgacaaaaaGCGCGTGGACGTGTATGCGGGTGGAAGAATGTATAAGCGAATGGTATACGTGTAAGGCTTTGATGGACATTTTAGCGATAGAAGACGTATTAGTGTGTGCGTGCAGACGTGACCGTAAGCGCCTTTCGCTCCTTTGATATGCAAATGTCGCTGATGACTTAAAAAAATACCGGGATCTTCCGTTTATTGACGCGGAGCTTGCGGGCTTGTACTGTAGGTGTTTGGAAGTAGGGCGATCCGATGGCTGAAACGATCTCTGTACAACATGTATAGCAGTCGGATCTAGAGGTAAGGCTATATACGTTTGAGTACATTTTAGAAATTCAAAGGACTCCTTGATTGCGCGTGCTCGTCTGTCGCGTTAACTtattcgccttcattcgaatGGTTCAATCTTGGATGATCTGACTTTACCGCTTATTCGGATTTcagaattaatttattttggcTAGAACTCATTCGATTATTTTTcagattattttataattttatcggaAAAGCGAAGTTTTGAAAACGAAATAAACATAGCGATCGTTAGTCTCAAAGCAACGAAAGGCTTGATCGTCAGAAGGCGAATGAATGCTGAGGAAGAAAAGAGCGCGGCGATAAATCTTGCGTATGTAcgacgtgtgtgtatgcgtatCTCGTGCATGATGCATAATCGAATTGTTTGTtatgtaaagaaaaaaaaatgctatatatatatatatatatatatagactgTAACAATAATATTACATTACATTAACTGGCGAATAACGAGAACAACGCAAACATGGAAAATACGAAAATACCTACGGAACGGTGACAAAgggcaaaatataatatagaaaatataCGGAGAaacgagagaagaaaaacaatGACGACAGAGAGTCGACGGCTACAGAGCAATGCGTGCGCATATtgtgtaaaaaaaagagagagaaagagaggagaaagaatggagaaatttttttgttgCCAAATAAAGTTGCAATCCGCATGTACCATACACGCACAAATATCCTGTTACAGATTCTTTTACATATACCCAGCTTTCAcgcaaaaaaaacaacaaatatCGGCGTTTCGCGCAGTGTGTGCCTCGCGTGCGCAgcgatattttgaaatttcaattttgcaaaaggtttattttttcctttgtttgtctggtttatttaatcattttcttgGCGCGTCACTATATAGTAttgattttcaatatattgtataacaaactttgaatagtgaatttatttttccgtCTAAATCGACTTTACAAACGTTTTTACAGCTGCTGCTCCACGACACAGGTAAGTCACGATATAAAGTAAGAATAGAAATAAAGTTCATCGCAATAAAATGATAATGCAACGGCGGCATAAGCATGTCGAAGCAATATAACACCCAATTATCCCGAGCGGTAAACGagttctctcgcgcgcgcagtacAGGAGTACTTACATCAGTTCTCCGCTCTTTTATATGATATTCTCGCCGGCAAAAAGAGAGATAAAGCTGCACAGTTCACGGctacggagaaagagagagagagagagagagagaaaggagagcGCAAAGCCAGACGTTAAAAGAATTTCCACAGCAGGTGGCACTGCGAAATTACTCCATGAAGCCCCCGGGGGGACAAGTGTGCGGCcattatcataaaaaatgtCCCCGcacatccctctctctctctctctctcgctctctctctctctctctctctctctctctctctctctctctctctcacctcgtaCCCTCTGCAGGATAAGAGAACCTACTTCGAGCGTATACTCTCTCCCAGCAGTACGGCTGACTATTCGCGCGTAAAAATCCCTCTCGGTCTTATTATCGGCTTGTATAACCGAGAAGACGAGCGTTCGCTCTtgatctcgataaaaagaaaataataatcgcgACATAACCGAGCCTACACACCATACCGTTCTCGCATACGGCTGCGGCGTCGTTAGTGACGAGCGTCGTCAAAACTTGCGCCGCCGCGACCATCCTGGGCGTCTCTGTGTTAGTCTTGGTCTTGCCCGAAACTTGGTTCCATCCCTCTTAGCTACGGCCATTACGTGAATTTGCTCCTCGGACCCTCGTCGTAACCcatctctccgtctctctctctctctctctctctctctctctctctctctctctctctctctcgcctggTGCTCTTTTCGCTAGCGGCTCTCGGCTCGGTTACTCCACTTAGCCAGCGAGCGAGCTCTCGTAATTTCTACACGTGCGAGCGGCTGCTGCACCTGTCGCGCACCGAGAGTTAGCCGCGTCTTAGTTTTCTCTTCGCGCGACTACTTAAGCTTGAAACTCACGCgattgcagcattcctttattattttcgggaCTTTTTCGAGCTGGAGAGAGATCCCGCAGCTGCGCGATGAGAGCAGGTGTGTGATATTTTTCGGTTCTCGTTGGATTAATTAGTGGCTGTGGGACTTTGGCTGCGTAAGATGATTGAATCGAATGGATTGTTTTCGTTAACAGGATTTCTTTCACTCTATTTTGGATATGACCCAGTTCGAGCTGTTGTTAAAATCTATTCgaggaaaattttcaacgAAATGGAAACGTTTTATTGGGAGGGTTGCATTTGATTAAAACTTCCGGAAATCCTTCAAAATACACGATATTCCATTGGCATGTGGGTCAGTGAATTTCGGTATGCATATCGCACCGCGGTATAagggaaaaaaaatacatatcgCAGATGCCGTTCAAAAGCGACTATAGAGTTACACCAGAGCCGCGCACTACGCGTAGCAATATTACACGATTTCTAGATCGAATATCATTTCCCCCGCGCAGTACACGCAGAGTAACCATTCCCTTTGTTCGTTTCCCGCCTGTCAAATCCACGAGGcaataattacattttaatcGACAATTAGCGCTAGCCGCAGTCCCAGTATCGCATACGCGTCGCATAGCCATCAAACGCGCTGCACCAATCGAATTCTTTGAAAACGCTTTTACACCGTGCGCCAACCCGAAATAATAGTATTAAAATCCATCAGTGCGCGGCCCGATCAAAAAGAAACAGCCGAAGCGCTCAGAGTTAGCGCTTCCCAAGGCACTAAAAGCTCCCTCGGGGAAtagagtttataaaaagagaaagcATACCatcagaagagagagagagagagagagagagagagagagagagagagagagagcctaaGCGTCAGTGTAAAACGaagccgaaaaaaaagaggcgGTGCAGGAGGAGAGCTCGTATCAAAGTAAACTAGAGTCAACCGGCGCGTGCGTCAAAGCAAATTAATTAGCCCAATTTAATTTGCCGTCGGGCTCACTCCATGAGTAGTCAAAGTAATAAACCATGAGTAACACTCGCGCGCCTGAAAAGCTGCATCAGGAGCTGCAGGTCAATGTTTGCAAGGCATCATCGGGAGCCTCGTCGTCATTGCCGCACCCTCTTCTAATTTCCTATCCGACAGGCGCATAAGAGAGATGGATATAGACGAGAGAGCGTGGGAGGAGCTACGCGGCTATAATAACCGCGAGTGCGCAATTACCACGCGAGATCTCTCAAGTTGGCAAAAGAAGGGAAATAAAATCAGCATAAAGCTGGCGGCTGTGCGCTTTCGGAAAATCTTCTCCTCTGAGGCACCGGTAGCGGAGGTAAG
Coding sequences within it:
- the LOC100119286 gene encoding lachesin — encoded protein: MIDRERTFFAVLLALLMYPNDNLGGAFQPEFVKPLQNLTIPLGRDAVFTCHVEHLGGYRVGWVKADTKAIQAIHDHVITHNPRVSVSHGDHSTWSLRIKGAQKEDEGLYMCQINTDPMKSQTGMLSIEVPPDFIPEETSGDVTVPEGWHVKLKCRATGIPPPQISWRREDQKEIIIREPFHDKSTSSNEKIKVHKVTEWIGEELHLTKIKRDQMGVYHCIASNQVPPSISKRIIVDVHFPPVIHVPNQLVGAPLGTDVVLECIVEASPQSINFWLNNQGVMIISSTRHDVQVVTKAPTKGHHSAHPNFNFKVKMLLTIRNFTKQDVGTYRCTAKNSNGDFESSIRLYDITSAVKQKPISSEVSFSESGSEFEHHHHHHHQQQHMDGELVELDNDSLDETAEIEHAEMGNRPLSLDNTVQGHVGSTQFSTPVTGLKPRGGNRRANGHQHSASRTSTSRSCGAATTLLVGTLPLLLYCR